From Erwinia sp. HDF1-3R, one genomic window encodes:
- the garD gene encoding galactarate dehydratase yields MNIINKEVPLYIKVHEKDNVAIVVNNNGLTAGSVFPCGLVLKEHIPQGHKVALNNIAKGADILRYGEVIGYALRDIAQGCWIDESLVGLPTAPNLASLPLATAIPPALPALKGYTFEGYRNSDGSVGTRNLLAITTSVHCVAGVVDYVVSIIERQLLPDFPNVDGVVALNHLYGCGVAINAPAAIIPIRTLHNLALNPNFGGEVMVVGLGCEKLQPERLLQGTPDVQPISLDEDDIVRLQDEQHVGFESMVNDILRVAKRHLQRLNQRRRETVPASELVVGMQCGGSDAFSGVTANPAVGFASDLLVRCGATVMFSEVTEVRDAVHLLTPRVIDEQTGQRLLEEMAWYDDYLNSGQTDRSANPSPGNKKGGLANVVEKALGSIAKSGSSAIVEVLSPGQRPTRRGLIYAATPASDFICGTQQMASGITLQVFTTGRGTPYGLAAIPVIKMATRSALAERWYDLMDINAGTIATGEESIEQVGWRLFELIIEIASGRKQSWSDRWGIHNALAVFNPAPVT; encoded by the coding sequence ATGAATATTATCAATAAAGAGGTGCCTCTCTATATAAAGGTGCATGAAAAAGATAACGTTGCCATTGTGGTTAATAATAATGGTCTGACGGCAGGCAGCGTGTTTCCTTGTGGGCTGGTTTTAAAAGAGCATATCCCCCAGGGGCATAAGGTCGCGCTGAATAATATTGCCAAAGGCGCTGATATCCTGCGCTACGGCGAAGTGATTGGTTACGCGCTTCGTGATATTGCTCAGGGCTGCTGGATTGATGAATCGCTGGTGGGGCTGCCGACTGCGCCCAATCTGGCCAGCCTGCCCCTTGCCACGGCGATCCCGCCAGCCCTTCCCGCCCTTAAGGGGTATACCTTTGAAGGGTATCGCAACAGTGACGGCAGCGTGGGAACGCGTAACCTGCTGGCAATAACCACCAGCGTCCACTGCGTGGCGGGCGTAGTTGATTATGTGGTAAGCATTATTGAGCGCCAGCTGCTGCCGGACTTTCCAAACGTCGATGGCGTGGTGGCCCTGAATCATCTCTACGGCTGCGGCGTGGCGATCAACGCGCCCGCGGCAATTATCCCCATTCGCACGTTGCATAACCTTGCCCTTAACCCCAATTTCGGCGGTGAAGTCATGGTCGTCGGGCTGGGGTGTGAAAAACTCCAGCCCGAAAGGCTGCTACAGGGCACGCCCGATGTGCAGCCGATTTCACTGGATGAGGATGATATTGTCCGCCTCCAGGATGAGCAGCACGTAGGATTTGAGTCGATGGTGAATGATATTTTACGCGTCGCGAAACGTCATCTTCAGCGACTGAATCAGCGCCGCCGGGAAACTGTACCTGCTTCGGAACTGGTGGTCGGCATGCAGTGTGGCGGCAGCGATGCTTTTTCCGGCGTGACGGCAAACCCTGCCGTGGGGTTTGCCTCTGATTTACTGGTACGCTGCGGCGCGACGGTGATGTTTTCCGAGGTCACGGAAGTCCGTGATGCGGTGCATTTACTGACCCCACGCGTCATTGACGAGCAGACGGGTCAGCGGCTGCTTGAGGAGATGGCCTGGTATGATGATTACCTGAACAGCGGGCAAACCGATCGCAGCGCCAATCCCTCACCCGGCAACAAAAAAGGCGGGCTGGCAAACGTGGTGGAGAAGGCATTGGGATCGATTGCCAAGTCCGGGAGCAGCGCCATTGTTGAAGTGCTTTCGCCCGGTCAGCGCCCAACCCGTCGCGGACTGATTTATGCTGCCACCCCGGCAAGTGATTTTATCTGCGGCACGCAGCAGATGGCGTCAGGCATTACTTTACAGGTCTTCACCACCGGGCGCGGCACGCCTTACGGCCTGGCAGCGATTCCGGTTATCAAAATGGCGACCAGAAGCGCGCTGGCAGAACGCTGGTACGATTTGATGGATATCAACGCGGGGACTATCGCGACCGGGGAGGAGAGTATTGAACAGGTTGGCTGGCGGCTGTTTGAACTGATTATTGAAATTGCCAGCGGACGCAAGCAGAGCTGGTCCGATCGCTGGGGGATCCATAATGCGCTGGCGGTGTTTAATCCAGCGCCGGTAACCTGA
- a CDS encoding flavodoxin, which produces MAQVGIFVGTMYGNALLVAEEAEPVLVDQGHQVKIFEDPDLNDWQRFAGTGVALIITSTTGQGELPDSIAPLFRDIKDKLGHQPGLRYGVIVLGDSSYEVFCGGGKHFDALLQEQGATRIGDVLLVDAAETPEPEEVTTPWVEQWAKQIS; this is translated from the coding sequence ATGGCTCAGGTTGGCATATTTGTAGGCACGATGTACGGGAACGCGCTGCTGGTTGCAGAGGAAGCAGAACCTGTGCTGGTGGATCAGGGGCATCAGGTGAAGATTTTTGAAGATCCTGACCTGAATGACTGGCAGCGCTTTGCCGGGACGGGCGTGGCGCTGATTATTACCTCAACAACGGGGCAGGGCGAGCTGCCGGACAGCATTGCGCCTCTTTTTCGTGATATTAAAGATAAACTCGGCCACCAGCCCGGCCTGCGCTACGGCGTGATCGTGCTGGGTGACAGCAGCTACGAGGTTTTTTGCGGCGGCGGTAAGCACTTTGATGCGCTGTTGCAGGAGCAGGGAGCCACCCGCATCGGCGACGTGCTGTTGGTTGATGCTGCCGAAACTCCGGAGCCGGAAGAGGTGACAACGCCGTGGGTTGAGCAGTGGGCGAAGCAGATTAGTTAG
- the truC gene encoding tRNA pseudouridine(65) synthase TruC: protein MLDIIYQDEWLVAVNKPAGWLVHRSWLDRHEKVFVMQTVRDQIGQHVFTVHRLDRPTSGVLLMGLSSEVGRQLSQQFEQHQLQKTYHAVVRGWLEGEETLDYALTEELDKIADKFSQPEKAPQPATTHWRSVATAELPVAVSRYDTSRYTLMELKPKTGRKHQLRRHMTHLRHPIIGDSAHGDLRQNRSAAAHFGMQRLMLHASELSLTHPVTGEPLVLRAGLDAIWQRMMAQFGWQACLPDIPRVEFNADTPQDSE from the coding sequence ATGCTGGACATCATTTATCAGGATGAATGGCTGGTCGCGGTAAATAAACCTGCGGGCTGGCTGGTACACCGTAGCTGGCTGGACCGCCATGAAAAAGTGTTTGTCATGCAGACGGTCCGCGATCAGATTGGTCAGCACGTTTTTACCGTGCATCGCCTTGACCGTCCCACCTCTGGCGTTCTGCTGATGGGATTGTCCAGCGAGGTGGGTCGCCAGCTCTCCCAGCAGTTTGAACAGCATCAGCTGCAAAAAACCTACCATGCCGTGGTAAGAGGGTGGCTGGAAGGGGAAGAGACCCTGGATTATGCGCTGACCGAGGAGCTGGATAAGATAGCCGACAAATTCAGCCAGCCCGAAAAGGCCCCACAGCCTGCCACAACGCACTGGCGTTCCGTGGCAACGGCTGAGTTACCGGTTGCGGTTAGCCGCTATGACACCTCCCGCTATACGCTGATGGAGCTGAAGCCGAAAACCGGCCGCAAGCATCAGCTCAGGCGTCATATGACCCATCTTCGGCATCCGATTATTGGTGACAGCGCGCACGGTGATTTGCGACAGAACCGCAGCGCGGCGGCACATTTCGGTATGCAGCGGCTGATGCTGCACGCCAGTGAGCTCAGCCTGACGCACCCGGTAACCGGCGAGCCGCTGGTGCTGCGCGCCGGATTAGACGCTATCTGGCAGCGGATGATGGCGCAGTTCGGCTGGCAGGCCTGTCTCCCTGATATTCCCAGGGTTGAGTTTAACGCCGACACCCCTCAGGATAGTGAGTGA
- a CDS encoding YqcC family protein, giving the protein MSREQQVQDCLIAITQVLQDAGLWQSCAPTTTAFESQEPFCVDTMTPEQWLQWVFLPRMQALLDSQSPLPEKLAIAPYYEMALEGAVPARAKLLHALNELDSHFEHNA; this is encoded by the coding sequence ATGAGCCGGGAACAGCAGGTTCAGGATTGCCTGATAGCGATAACACAGGTCTTACAGGATGCAGGACTCTGGCAATCCTGTGCCCCAACGACGACCGCTTTTGAGAGCCAGGAACCTTTCTGCGTGGATACAATGACGCCGGAGCAGTGGCTGCAGTGGGTATTTTTACCCCGAATGCAGGCACTTCTTGATTCACAGAGCCCACTGCCGGAGAAGCTGGCCATCGCACCTTATTATGAGATGGCGCTGGAGGGGGCGGTCCCGGCGCGCGCAAAACTGCTGCATGCGCTGAACGAGCTGGACAGTCACTTTGAGCATAACGCCTGA
- the syd gene encoding SecY-interacting protein, whose translation MIEETARALTHFTQRYCELWQQEYGHLPASSELYGIPSPCIQNSAEDVVYWLPQPFTLAANLEAVERALDLRIQPSVVGWYTSQFAGDMHAVLAGQSVTLLQAWSEEDFVRVQENLIGHLVMKRRLKHSPTLFIATLESELEVISVCNLSGEVILEKLGTTQRTVLASDLSDFIDRLTPQGKV comes from the coding sequence ATGATTGAAGAAACGGCCCGGGCACTGACCCACTTCACCCAGCGCTATTGCGAACTCTGGCAGCAGGAGTACGGCCATTTACCCGCCAGCAGTGAGCTGTACGGTATTCCTTCCCCCTGTATACAGAACAGCGCCGAGGATGTGGTCTACTGGTTACCGCAGCCTTTCACTCTGGCCGCCAATCTGGAAGCCGTCGAGCGTGCGCTGGATTTACGCATTCAGCCCTCGGTTGTCGGCTGGTATACCTCACAGTTTGCGGGCGACATGCACGCCGTGCTGGCAGGACAATCTGTTACGCTACTGCAAGCCTGGAGCGAGGAGGATTTCGTTCGGGTTCAGGAGAATTTAATCGGACACCTGGTGATGAAGAGACGGCTGAAACACTCTCCCACGCTGTTTATCGCGACGCTGGAATCGGAGCTTGAGGTCATCTCCGTATGTAACTTAAGCGGTGAGGTTATCCTTGAAAAGCTGGGTACAACTCAACGAACGGTGCTGGCGTCCGACCTCTCTGATTTCATTGACCGCCTCACCCCGCAGGGTAAAGTGTAA
- the queF gene encoding NADPH-dependent 7-cyano-7-deazaguanine reductase QueF (Catalyzes the NADPH-dependent reduction of 7-cyano-7-deazaguanine (preQ0) to 7-aminomethyl-7-deazaguanine (preQ1) in queuosine biosynthesis), with the protein MSLQDPHQTLKSLTLGKPTEYHDKYDPGLLQGVPRSLNREPLALYPDNLPFHGADIWTLYELSWLNARGLPQVALGEVVLNANSTHLIESKSFKLYLNSFNQTRFADWGEVRATLERDLSACAGGEVSAALFRLHEVEGQPIGSFSGYCIDEQDIEIDNYAFSTDYLLNATQPEIVEEQLVSHLLKSNCLITNQPDWGSVQISYRGPRIQREALLRYLVSFRQHNEFHEQCVERIFNDIHRFCQPESLSVYARYTRRGGLDINPWRSNGVYKPGRSRLVRQ; encoded by the coding sequence ATGTCTTTACAGGATCCGCACCAGACGCTAAAAAGCCTGACTCTGGGGAAGCCCACAGAATACCACGATAAATACGATCCTGGTTTGCTCCAGGGTGTGCCTCGCAGCCTCAACCGTGAGCCGCTGGCACTCTATCCGGATAATTTGCCCTTTCACGGTGCGGATATCTGGACGCTTTATGAACTGTCATGGCTTAACGCCCGTGGTTTACCGCAGGTCGCCCTGGGTGAAGTGGTATTAAATGCCAATAGCACTCATCTTATTGAATCCAAGAGCTTTAAGCTTTACCTCAACAGTTTTAACCAGACCCGTTTTGCCGACTGGGGCGAGGTTCGCGCTACGCTTGAGCGCGATCTCAGTGCCTGTGCCGGAGGAGAGGTCAGCGCCGCGCTATTCCGCCTGCATGAGGTCGAAGGCCAGCCGATTGGTAGCTTTAGCGGGTATTGCATTGATGAGCAGGATATCGAGATCGATAACTATGCGTTTAGCACGGATTACCTGCTTAATGCCACACAGCCGGAAATTGTGGAAGAGCAGCTGGTCAGCCATCTGCTGAAGTCTAACTGTCTGATCACTAATCAGCCCGACTGGGGTTCGGTGCAGATTAGCTACCGTGGCCCACGTATTCAGCGCGAAGCGCTGCTGCGTTACCTGGTCTCTTTTCGTCAGCATAATGAATTTCACGAGCAGTGCGTTGAACGCATTTTTAATGATATTCACCGCTTCTGCCAGCCTGAAAGCCTGAGCGTTTATGCGCGCTATACTCGCCGCGGCGGCCTGGACATCAATCCATGGCGCAGCAATGGGGTTTATAAGCCTGGCCGTTCGCGTCTGGTACGGCAGTAG
- the ppnN gene encoding nucleotide 5'-monophosphate nucleosidase PpnN yields MITHISPLGSMDLLSQLEVDMLKQTASSDLYQLFRNCSLAVLNSGSQTDSSHELLARFESFDINVLRRERGVKLELINPPEEAFVDGRIIRSLQANLFAVLRDILFVNGQIDKAGRFQHQQNEDPVHITNMVFSILRNARALHIGEEPNTVVCWGGHSINAVEYQYCRTVGAQLGLRELNICTGCGPGVMEAPMKGAAVGHAQQRYKEGRFIGLTEPSIIAAEPPNPLVNELIIMPDIEKRLEAFVRIAHGIVIFPGGVGTAEELLYLLGILMNPHNHDQVLPLILTGPKESADYFRVMDEFIVSTLGHAARKHYTIIIDDAPEVARLMKQAMPKVKEHRRETGDAYSFNWAIRIEPDLQVPFMPTHENMANLNLYPNQPAEQLAAALRRAFSGIVAGNVKDMGIKAIKENGPYKLHGDPELMRRMDDLLQGFVAQHRMKLPGTAYIPCYEIIK; encoded by the coding sequence TTGATCACACATATCAGTCCACTGGGTTCTATGGACCTGCTGTCTCAGCTGGAAGTTGACATGCTGAAGCAGACGGCCAGCAGTGACCTTTACCAGCTGTTCCGCAACTGTTCGCTTGCCGTGCTTAACTCCGGTAGTCAGACCGATAGCAGCCATGAGCTGCTTGCCCGTTTTGAAAGCTTCGATATCAACGTGCTTCGCCGCGAGCGCGGCGTAAAGCTTGAGCTGATCAATCCACCGGAAGAAGCCTTTGTCGACGGGCGGATCATTCGCTCACTGCAAGCCAACCTTTTTGCCGTGCTGCGCGACATCCTGTTTGTCAACGGACAAATCGACAAGGCAGGGCGCTTCCAGCACCAGCAAAATGAAGATCCCGTTCATATCACCAACATGGTGTTCTCTATTTTACGCAATGCCCGGGCGCTGCATATTGGTGAAGAACCCAATACCGTGGTCTGCTGGGGCGGACACTCGATTAATGCCGTAGAGTATCAGTACTGTCGCACCGTGGGTGCCCAGCTGGGGCTGCGCGAGCTGAATATCTGTACCGGCTGCGGGCCCGGCGTTATGGAAGCCCCAATGAAGGGAGCGGCCGTAGGTCACGCACAGCAGCGTTATAAAGAGGGCCGCTTTATTGGTCTGACTGAGCCTTCAATCATCGCCGCTGAGCCACCGAACCCGCTGGTCAATGAGCTGATTATCATGCCAGATATCGAGAAGCGTCTGGAAGCGTTTGTCCGTATTGCACACGGCATTGTTATTTTCCCGGGCGGCGTGGGGACGGCGGAAGAGCTGCTGTATCTGCTGGGTATTCTGATGAATCCTCATAACCATGACCAGGTGCTGCCGCTGATCCTGACGGGTCCGAAGGAGAGCGCCGACTATTTCCGCGTAATGGATGAGTTTATCGTCAGCACGCTGGGTCATGCGGCGCGTAAGCACTACACCATCATCATTGATGATGCGCCAGAGGTAGCACGGCTGATGAAACAGGCGATGCCAAAAGTGAAGGAGCATCGTCGGGAAACCGGAGACGCGTATAGCTTCAACTGGGCTATCCGAATTGAGCCGGATCTGCAGGTGCCCTTTATGCCCACCCATGAAAATATGGCTAACCTTAATCTCTATCCTAATCAGCCAGCCGAACAGCTTGCCGCCGCACTGAGGCGGGCATTTTCCGGTATCGTGGCGGGCAACGTGAAGGATATGGGCATTAAGGCGATTAAAGAGAACGGGCCTTACAAGCTACATGGCGATCCGGAATTGATGCGCCGCATGGACGATTTACTACAGGGATTTGTTGCTCAGCACCGTATGAAGCTGCCAGGCACCGCTTATATCCCCTGCTATGAAATCATCAAATAA
- the xni gene encoding flap endonuclease Xni, giving the protein MTIHLLIVDALNLIRRIHAVQGSPCQEACVHALQQLIVHSRPTHAVAVFDDDERHEGWRFQLLPDYKAGRPPMPDALQQEMPLLREAFQQAGVACWQAVGEEADDLAATLAARVAESGHQATIVSTDKGYCQLLAPQILIRDYFQKRWLDMPFIEASFGVAPAQLTDYWGLTGIASSKIPGVAGIGAKSAAQLLQTFGSLDAIYQNLEAVPEKWRRKLEQHQVLAHICREVATLKTDLVLEGNLKELRLPA; this is encoded by the coding sequence ATGACTATTCATTTGTTGATTGTTGATGCCCTGAACCTTATACGCCGCATCCATGCTGTTCAGGGCTCTCCCTGTCAGGAAGCCTGCGTTCATGCGTTACAGCAGCTTATCGTGCACAGCCGGCCTACTCATGCCGTCGCGGTTTTTGACGATGATGAGCGTCATGAAGGCTGGCGCTTCCAGCTGCTACCGGATTATAAGGCGGGTCGCCCTCCAATGCCTGATGCCTTGCAGCAGGAGATGCCTTTACTGCGCGAGGCTTTTCAGCAGGCCGGCGTTGCCTGTTGGCAGGCTGTGGGCGAAGAGGCTGACGATCTGGCTGCTACGCTGGCAGCGAGAGTGGCAGAAAGTGGTCATCAGGCAACTATTGTTTCGACTGATAAAGGTTACTGTCAGCTCCTTGCACCGCAGATTCTTATTCGTGACTATTTTCAGAAGCGCTGGCTGGATATGCCTTTTATCGAAGCCAGCTTCGGCGTGGCACCGGCCCAGCTCACTGATTACTGGGGCCTGACTGGCATTGCCAGCAGCAAAATCCCCGGCGTGGCAGGGATTGGTGCGAAGAGTGCAGCCCAGCTTTTACAGACGTTCGGCTCGCTGGATGCGATTTATCAGAATCTGGAGGCCGTCCCGGAGAAGTGGCGCAGGAAGCTTGAGCAGCATCAGGTGCTAGCCCATATCTGCCGCGAGGTCGCGACGTTGAAGACTGATTTGGTGCTTGAGGGAAACCTGAAGGAGCTGAGGTTACCGGCCTGA
- the rlmM gene encoding 23S rRNA (cytidine(2498)-2'-O)-methyltransferase RlmM gives MNKILLYCRQGFEKECAAEISAKAAEHEVFGFARVKEDSGYVLYECYQAEDAEKLIKTLPFSQLIFCRQMVVVGELLRDLPPEDRVSPVTGMLTGVVEKAGELRVEVPDTNESKELLKFCRKFTVPLRASLRAAGVLLNYESAKRPVVHVFFIAPGCCYVGYSLPENNSTFFMGIPRLKFPSDAPSRSTLKLEEAFHVFIPADEWEERLGSGLYAVDLGACPGGWTYQLVKRSMMVHAVDNGPMAPSLMDTGQVFHHREDGFRYRPTRTNIYWLVCDMVEKPVRVANLMADWLVNGWCREAIFNLKLPMKKRYEEVSQNLAMIDEKLKAGGINAQIQARQLYHDREEVTVHIRRIWSATPGRRDER, from the coding sequence ATGAATAAAATTTTACTCTATTGCCGTCAGGGCTTTGAGAAAGAGTGTGCAGCGGAAATCAGTGCTAAAGCGGCTGAACATGAGGTGTTCGGCTTTGCGCGAGTGAAGGAAGACTCAGGCTATGTATTGTATGAGTGCTACCAGGCTGAAGATGCCGAAAAGCTGATCAAAACCCTGCCTTTCAGCCAGCTCATTTTCTGCCGTCAGATGGTGGTGGTAGGCGAATTACTTCGCGATCTGCCGCCGGAAGATCGTGTCTCTCCGGTAACCGGAATGTTAACCGGTGTGGTAGAAAAAGCGGGAGAGCTGCGGGTCGAGGTGCCGGACACCAATGAGAGTAAAGAGCTGCTAAAGTTCTGTCGTAAATTCACCGTTCCGCTGCGTGCCAGCCTGCGTGCTGCCGGCGTGCTGTTAAATTATGAGAGTGCTAAACGGCCCGTGGTACACGTGTTTTTCATCGCGCCGGGCTGCTGTTATGTGGGTTACTCCCTGCCGGAGAACAATTCCACATTTTTTATGGGCATCCCGCGCCTGAAGTTTCCCTCCGATGCGCCAAGCCGCTCTACGCTAAAGCTGGAAGAGGCTTTTCACGTTTTCATCCCAGCCGATGAGTGGGAGGAGCGTCTGGGCAGTGGTCTTTACGCCGTCGATTTGGGTGCCTGTCCAGGGGGATGGACCTACCAGCTGGTGAAACGCAGCATGATGGTGCACGCCGTGGATAATGGTCCTATGGCGCCTTCTCTGATGGATACCGGGCAGGTTTTCCACCACCGTGAAGATGGCTTCCGATACCGTCCTACGCGTACCAATATTTACTGGCTGGTGTGCGATATGGTGGAAAAACCGGTTCGCGTGGCTAACCTGATGGCCGACTGGCTGGTGAACGGTTGGTGCCGGGAGGCTATTTTCAATCTTAAGCTGCCGATGAAGAAGCGTTATGAAGAGGTGTCGCAGAATCTGGCGATGATTGATGAAAAGCTGAAGGCAGGCGGTATTAATGCGCAGATTCAGGCACGTCAGCTTTATCACGATCGTGAAGAGGTGACGGTACATATTCGCCGCATCTGGAGCGCTACGCCGGGCCGCCGCGACGAAAGATAG
- a CDS encoding DUF423 domain-containing protein, whose protein sequence is MSSRAMLIFTAISGFIYVMLGAFGAHVLSKSLGSVEMAWLKTGLEYQGFHTLAILGMAAAMQRRANIWFYWSSAFLALGTVLFSGSLYCLALSHLRLWVYVTPVGGTCFLAGWILMLVGALRLKVRAERHE, encoded by the coding sequence ATGTCGAGTCGTGCCATGCTGATTTTTACAGCCATCAGCGGATTCATTTACGTGATGCTGGGTGCTTTTGGCGCACATGTATTGAGCAAGTCGCTGGGATCAGTGGAAATGGCCTGGCTTAAAACCGGGCTGGAATATCAGGGGTTTCACACCCTTGCCATTCTGGGAATGGCGGCAGCGATGCAGCGCCGTGCCAATATCTGGTTTTACTGGAGCAGCGCATTCCTTGCGTTGGGTACGGTGCTATTCAGCGGGAGTCTTTACTGCCTGGCGCTCTCGCATCTTCGTCTGTGGGTCTATGTTACGCCAGTCGGGGGCACCTGCTTCCTGGCTGGATGGATATTAATGTTAGTTGGCGCACTGCGTCTTAAAGTAAGGGCAGAACGCCATGAATAA
- a CDS encoding transcriptional regulator GcvA, translating to MSKRLPPLNALRVFDAAARHLSFTKAAEELFVTQAAVSHQIKSLEDFLGLKLFRRRNRSLLLTEEGQSYYLDIKEIFSAINDATRKLQARSAKGALTVSLLPSFAIQWLVPRLSSFNSAYPGIDVRIQAVDREEEKLADDVDVAIFYGRGNWPGLRVEKLYAEYLLPVCAPQLLTGEHPVKTPEDLAYHTLLHDASRRDWQAYTRQLGVAHINVQQGPIFSHSAMVLQAAIHGQGVALANNVMAQTEMEAGRLVCPFNDVLVSKNAFYLVCHDSQAELGKIAAFRQWILAKAASEQENFRFRYEN from the coding sequence ATGTCGAAACGTCTTCCCCCATTAAATGCGCTGCGTGTTTTTGATGCCGCCGCTCGTCATCTCAGCTTCACCAAAGCGGCTGAAGAGCTGTTCGTCACCCAGGCTGCCGTCAGCCACCAAATCAAGTCGCTGGAGGATTTCCTTGGCCTTAAGCTGTTCCGTCGCCGCAATCGATCGCTGCTGCTGACGGAAGAAGGGCAGAGCTACTATCTCGATATCAAAGAGATATTCAGCGCCATTAATGACGCCACCCGCAAGCTCCAGGCCCGAAGCGCGAAAGGGGCGCTCACCGTTAGCCTGCTGCCGAGCTTTGCTATTCAGTGGCTGGTGCCGCGCCTCTCCAGCTTTAACTCAGCTTATCCGGGAATTGATGTGCGTATCCAGGCGGTTGACCGTGAGGAAGAGAAGCTGGCCGACGATGTTGACGTGGCGATTTTTTACGGTCGAGGCAACTGGCCGGGGCTGCGTGTAGAAAAGCTGTATGCGGAATACCTGCTGCCGGTCTGTGCCCCCCAGCTCCTCACCGGTGAACATCCGGTAAAAACGCCCGAGGACCTTGCGTACCATACGCTGCTGCACGATGCCTCCCGTCGGGACTGGCAGGCCTATACCCGCCAGCTGGGGGTGGCGCATATCAACGTACAGCAGGGCCCTATTTTCAGCCACAGCGCCATGGTGCTCCAGGCGGCAATTCATGGCCAGGGGGTTGCGCTGGCCAATAATGTGATGGCGCAGACAGAAATGGAAGCGGGCCGACTGGTCTGTCCATTTAACGACGTTTTAGTCAGTAAAAATGCTTTTTATCTGGTTTGCCATGACAGCCAGGCAGAACTGGGTAAAATAGCCGCCTTTCGTCAGTGGATCCTGGCAAAAGCGGCCAGCGAGCAGGAAAACTTCCGCTTCCGCTACGAGAATTGA
- a CDS encoding YgdI/YgdR family lipoprotein — protein MKKFAAIMAACAMTFALAACSSNYVMHTNDGRTIVASGKPVVDTDTGMISYKDANGNKQQINRSDVKEMVEMGQ, from the coding sequence ATGAAAAAATTCGCTGCTATTATGGCCGCCTGCGCCATGACTTTTGCACTGGCTGCCTGTTCCAGTAACTATGTAATGCACACCAACGATGGCCGTACTATCGTCGCCTCTGGCAAACCTGTTGTCGACACGGATACCGGTATGATCAGCTACAAAGATGCCAATGGCAACAAGCAGCAGATTAACCGCTCAGATGTGAAAGAGATGGTTGAAATGGGGCAGTAA